In the genome of Bacillus sp. S3, one region contains:
- a CDS encoding nucleotide pyrophosphohydrolase translates to MTNRKTMQDLQLEVDTYISQFKEGYFSPLAMLARLTEELGELAREVNHYYGEKPKKSSETEKAIEEELGDVLFVLICFANALNIDLEEAHNYVMAKFNTRDKDRWTRIEKDIME, encoded by the coding sequence ATGACCAATAGAAAGACGATGCAGGATTTGCAACTGGAAGTAGATACATACATAAGTCAATTTAAAGAAGGTTATTTCAGTCCCCTTGCCATGCTTGCAAGACTCACCGAGGAGCTTGGGGAGTTAGCTAGGGAGGTAAATCATTATTATGGGGAGAAGCCGAAAAAATCCAGTGAAACTGAAAAAGCAATTGAAGAAGAACTTGGAGATGTGCTTTTCGTCCTTATATGTTTTGCCAATGCCTTAAACATTGATTTAGAAGAGGCACATAATTATGTTATGGCAAAATTTAATACTAGGGATAAAGATCGTTGGACAAGAATCGAAAAGGATATAATGGAGTGA
- a CDS encoding YitT family protein, which translates to MILGLKIKNILFILLGAAIMSFGLVNFNMQNKLAEGGFTGITLLFYFLVDWDPSYTNLILNIPLFFIGWKLLGRNAFLYTIIGTVGVSVFLWIFQRNTIDMPLQHDLTLAALFAGVFTGIGLGVIFRYGGTTGGVDIIARLVQKYAGWNIGKTMFLFDACVIALSLFTYLNYKQAMYTLVAVFVGARVIDFMQEGAYSARGAMIISENNEQIANKIMEEMERGVTALRGYGSYTKNERDVLYCVVAKNELIRLKNIITSVDPHAFISVSVVHDVHGEGFTLDENKMPITD; encoded by the coding sequence ATGATATTAGGTCTTAAAATAAAGAACATATTATTTATCCTTTTAGGTGCGGCTATTATGTCGTTCGGATTAGTTAATTTTAATATGCAAAATAAGTTAGCCGAAGGGGGCTTTACAGGAATAACCTTGCTATTTTATTTCCTGGTTGACTGGGACCCCTCATACACGAACTTAATCCTTAATATTCCGCTATTTTTTATTGGCTGGAAGCTGTTGGGCCGCAATGCATTTTTGTATACCATCATTGGAACTGTCGGAGTCTCGGTTTTTTTATGGATTTTCCAGCGAAATACAATTGATATGCCCCTGCAGCATGATTTAACCTTAGCAGCCCTATTTGCCGGTGTTTTTACTGGTATTGGATTAGGGGTAATTTTTCGATATGGTGGAACAACAGGCGGAGTCGATATCATCGCGCGGCTTGTCCAAAAGTATGCCGGCTGGAATATTGGCAAAACGATGTTTTTATTCGATGCATGTGTAATTGCCCTTTCTTTATTTACATACCTAAATTACAAACAAGCTATGTATACGCTTGTAGCTGTTTTCGTGGGTGCAAGAGTGATTGATTTCATGCAGGAAGGGGCATACTCTGCACGTGGTGCGATGATCATTTCAGAAAATAATGAGCAAATTGCAAATAAAATTATGGAGGAAATGGAACGGGGCGTTACTGCTCTGCGGGGATATGGATCCTATACTAAAAATGAACGTGATGTTTTATATTGTGTAGTCGCTAAAAATGAATTAATCCGTTTAAAAAACATAATCACCTCTGTTGACCCGCATGCATTTATTTCCGTATCAGTTGTACATGATGTCCATGGCGAAGGTTTTACATTAGATGAAAATAAAATGCCGATTACAGACTAA
- a CDS encoding zinc metallopeptidase, which produces MYYLIYFAIIVLIPLWAQMKVKNTFTKYSRVPTSRYRTGAEIAREILNSNGLFNVGVEQGHGFLSDHYDPRSKTVRLSPENYLGSSIASAAVAAHECGHAIQDAEGYAFLRFRHLLVPVANFGSNVSWILIMIGIFAHLSGMLLIGIVFMAAAVLFQIITLPVEFNASSRAMDQVVSLGLIGNQEEREARKVLNAAALTYVAAAAVAVLELLRLVLIFTGMNRNND; this is translated from the coding sequence ATGTATTACCTTATTTATTTTGCTATTATCGTGTTAATTCCCTTATGGGCGCAGATGAAGGTCAAAAATACGTTTACAAAGTATTCCAGGGTACCGACATCCCGCTATCGTACAGGTGCTGAAATTGCGAGGGAAATCTTAAATTCAAATGGCTTATTTAATGTTGGAGTTGAACAAGGACATGGGTTTTTAAGTGACCATTATGATCCTAGAAGTAAAACTGTCCGCCTTTCACCTGAAAATTATCTTGGGTCTTCAATTGCATCTGCGGCTGTTGCAGCGCATGAATGCGGACATGCCATTCAAGATGCGGAAGGTTATGCTTTCCTAAGGTTCCGACATCTGTTAGTTCCTGTGGCTAATTTTGGATCCAATGTTTCCTGGATTCTTATTATGATAGGAATCTTTGCTCATTTGAGCGGGATGCTGTTAATAGGAATTGTGTTTATGGCAGCAGCAGTTCTTTTTCAAATTATTACATTACCCGTTGAATTTAATGCATCAAGCCGGGCTATGGACCAAGTCGTATCTCTCGGGTTAATTGGTAATCAAGAAGAGAGGGAAGCCAGAAAAGTATTAAACGCAGCTGCCCTGACCTATGTTGCCGCAGCAGCGGTAGCCGTACTGGAATTATTAAGGCTTGTCCTAATCTTTACCGGAATGAATAGAAATAATGATTAA
- the ypjB gene encoding sporulation protein YpjB: MKIRWLFFLAIIIMLTPITVNAEQQSPMEKLDDISDEALQMVKFQRYEDAKKLLDYFSDQFTSISGTTKPLSMDEVRIVHTSHDEAMEAAVSPTMKYEERINKLTKFRLVIDAIATSHQPLWTEMEEQIMTAFHQAKDAAANGDTAHFHTNFNTFLSLYNVIYPSMKIDVPVENIQRLDARIDFIDEYRSQIVNNSKSQEELNALDTDLKNLFANMEEDEADPSLWWVIISTGSIIIMTLSYVGWRKYQGDKEPKKNRSRDLKD; this comes from the coding sequence TTGAAAATCAGATGGTTATTTTTTTTAGCAATTATCATTATGCTCACTCCCATAACTGTAAATGCTGAACAGCAATCGCCAATGGAGAAGCTGGATGATATCTCCGATGAGGCTCTTCAAATGGTGAAGTTTCAACGATATGAAGATGCAAAAAAATTGCTTGATTATTTTTCAGACCAATTTACGAGCATTTCTGGGACAACCAAGCCCCTATCAATGGACGAGGTAAGAATTGTTCATACCTCGCATGATGAAGCGATGGAAGCAGCCGTAAGTCCCACTATGAAATATGAGGAAAGAATAAATAAACTAACAAAATTTCGTCTTGTTATTGATGCAATAGCGACTAGCCATCAGCCTTTATGGACAGAAATGGAAGAACAAATCATGACTGCCTTTCACCAAGCTAAAGATGCTGCAGCAAATGGTGATACCGCTCATTTTCATACAAACTTTAACACTTTTTTATCGTTATATAACGTTATTTATCCTAGTATGAAAATAGATGTACCTGTAGAAAATATTCAAAGACTAGATGCACGAATTGATTTTATTGATGAATATCGTTCCCAAATCGTTAATAATTCAAAAAGTCAAGAGGAGCTGAATGCACTTGACACGGATTTAAAAAATCTTTTTGCCAATATGGAAGAGGATGAAGCAGACCCTTCACTATGGTGGGTCATAATATCTACAGGAAGTATTATAATTATGACATTATCATATGTAGGCTGGAGAAAGTACCAGGGCGATAAAGAACCGAAGAAAAACCGGTCAAGAGACTTAAAGGATTGA
- a CDS encoding DUF1405 domain-containing protein, producing MRSIYPLLANRSVLKLLLLINIAGTIYGYYWYGWQLKETPAIFLPFVPDSPTASLFFVFVLIAFLLRKNWPLIEALAIVTLFKYGIWAVVMNILVYFVQGELDWIGYMLILSHFAMAVQGILYAPFYRFKWWHLIITAIWTLHNDVIDYVFFMLPSYHMLDRYTPQIGYFTFWLSILSLAIAYYFAIRSKRFKLKINK from the coding sequence ATGCGCTCGATTTATCCTCTCTTAGCTAATCGGTCAGTTCTTAAACTTTTACTTCTTATTAATATTGCTGGAACTATTTATGGGTATTATTGGTATGGATGGCAGCTTAAAGAAACTCCGGCGATTTTTCTGCCTTTTGTACCTGATAGCCCAACTGCCAGCTTATTTTTTGTTTTTGTCCTTATTGCTTTTTTACTGCGGAAAAACTGGCCATTAATTGAAGCGCTCGCAATTGTTACACTTTTTAAATATGGAATTTGGGCCGTGGTCATGAACATTCTTGTGTATTTTGTTCAAGGTGAACTCGACTGGATCGGGTATATGTTAATTTTATCTCACTTTGCAATGGCTGTTCAGGGAATCCTATATGCACCATTTTACCGGTTTAAGTGGTGGCATTTAATAATAACAGCTATTTGGACACTTCATAATGATGTCATTGATTATGTTTTTTTTATGTTGCCAAGCTATCATATGCTTGATCGTTATACACCGCAAATTGGCTATTTTACCTTCTGGCTTTCGATTCTTTCATTAGCTATTGCTTATTATTTTGCAATTAGGTCAAAAAGGTTTAAACTAAAAATAAATAAGTGA
- a CDS encoding menaquinol-cytochrome c reductase cytochrome b/c subunit encodes MHRGKGMKFVGDSRVPALESRKTMLPKDYSEYPGKTEAFWPNFLLKEWMIGAVFLVGFLCLTVAHPAPLERIADPTDTGYIPLPDWYFLFLYQLLKYTYASGPFTVVGAMIMPGLAFGGLLLAPFLDRGPERRARKRPLATAFMLLALASIVFLTWESVATHDWAAAERQGKIVEKVEIDKTNEGYKIASDNTCVTCHGDSFQGGAGAPSLVGIGLSAEEIAKIAKEGKGGMPAGIFKGDDEQLKKLSEFIAGLGK; translated from the coding sequence ATGCATCGCGGTAAAGGTATGAAGTTCGTTGGTGACTCACGTGTTCCTGCACTTGAATCACGGAAGACGATGCTTCCAAAAGATTACTCAGAATATCCTGGTAAAACAGAGGCATTCTGGCCTAACTTCCTTTTGAAAGAATGGATGATAGGTGCCGTTTTTCTTGTCGGCTTTCTATGTTTAACAGTTGCACATCCGGCTCCGCTTGAAAGGATAGCGGATCCGACTGATACTGGCTATATTCCATTACCAGACTGGTATTTCTTGTTCTTGTATCAATTGCTAAAATATACTTATGCATCTGGTCCATTTACGGTTGTCGGAGCTATGATTATGCCGGGCCTAGCGTTTGGAGGCCTATTATTAGCACCGTTCCTAGATCGCGGACCGGAGCGTCGTGCTAGAAAGCGCCCGCTTGCGACAGCATTTATGCTATTAGCATTGGCTTCTATTGTATTTTTAACTTGGGAATCCGTTGCGACACATGACTGGGCTGCAGCTGAACGTCAAGGTAAAATCGTTGAAAAAGTCGAAATCGATAAAACGAATGAAGGATACAAAATTGCTAGTGATAATACCTGCGTAACTTGCCATGGCGATAGTTTTCAAGGTGGTGCTGGTGCTCCATCATTAGTGGGTATCGGTTTATCCGCAGAAGAAATTGCCAAGATTGCCAAAGAAGGTAAAGGCGGAATGCCTGCAGGTATCTTTAAAGGTGACGATGAGCAGCTTAAGAAGCTATCTGAGTTTATCGCAGGTCTTGGTAAATAA
- the qcrB gene encoding menaquinol-cytochrome c reductase cytochrome b subunit, with protein MLNKIYDWVDERLDITPLWRDIADHEVPEHVNPAHHFSAFVYCFGGLTFFVTVIQILSGMFLTMYYVPDIKNAWESVYYLQNEVAFGQIVRGMHHWGASLVLVMMFLHTLRVFFQGAYKKPRELNWIVGVLIFFVMLGLGFTGYLLPWDMKALFATKVGLQIAEATPFIGSYVKVLLAGHEHIVGAQTLTRFFAIHVFFLPAALFGLMAAHFIMIRKQGISGPL; from the coding sequence TTGTTAAACAAAATTTACGATTGGGTAGATGAACGTTTAGATATTACGCCTTTGTGGCGCGATATCGCAGACCATGAAGTACCGGAGCATGTTAACCCAGCGCATCATTTTTCGGCGTTTGTATACTGCTTTGGCGGTCTGACATTCTTTGTAACTGTTATTCAAATTCTTTCCGGCATGTTCTTAACCATGTACTATGTACCGGATATTAAAAATGCTTGGGAGTCAGTTTATTATCTTCAAAATGAAGTTGCTTTTGGACAAATTGTACGTGGTATGCATCACTGGGGTGCGAGTTTAGTACTTGTAATGATGTTTTTACATACATTACGCGTCTTTTTCCAAGGTGCTTATAAAAAGCCTCGTGAATTAAACTGGATTGTCGGAGTATTGATTTTCTTCGTCATGTTAGGATTAGGATTTACAGGTTATTTATTACCTTGGGACATGAAAGCGTTGTTTGCAACAAAGGTTGGTCTTCAAATCGCCGAGGCAACTCCATTCATTGGCAGCTATGTCAAGGTACTGCTTGCAGGTCACGAACATATTGTAGGTGCACAAACCTTAACTCGTTTCTTTGCTATCCACGTGTTCTTCTTACCGGCAGCGTTATTTGGATTAATGGCGGCACACTTCATTATGATTCGTAAACAAGGTATTTCCGGACCGCTATAA
- a CDS encoding ubiquinol-cytochrome c reductase iron-sulfur subunit, producing the protein MSKERVSRRQFLSYTLTGVGGFMAAGMLMPMVRFAVDPVLKAEAGGDFIATKQKVADLTDEPVRVDFTYKQVDAWYESDVTESAWVYKEKDKIVALSPVCKHLGCTVNWNSDKEHPEQFFCPCHYGRYTKDGTNVKGTPPLAPLDVYPYKEKDGYLYLGKAKPRKEA; encoded by the coding sequence ATGAGTAAAGAGCGCGTTTCAAGACGACAATTTTTAAGCTACACTTTAACGGGTGTAGGAGGTTTTATGGCTGCAGGTATGTTAATGCCGATGGTCCGATTTGCTGTGGATCCTGTATTAAAGGCAGAAGCTGGCGGAGATTTTATTGCCACAAAGCAAAAGGTTGCTGATCTAACAGATGAACCGGTTCGTGTTGACTTTACCTATAAGCAAGTGGATGCCTGGTATGAGTCAGATGTAACGGAATCTGCTTGGGTTTATAAGGAAAAGGATAAGATTGTAGCCTTATCGCCTGTCTGTAAACATTTAGGCTGTACTGTTAACTGGAATTCTGACAAGGAGCACCCAGAACAATTCTTCTGTCCATGCCATTACGGGCGTTATACGAAGGATGGAACAAATGTTAAAGGTACACCGCCACTGGCACCGCTTGATGTATATCCATACAAAGAAAAAGATGGTTACCTTTACTTAGGAAAAGCGAAACCACGGAAGGAGGCGTAA
- a CDS encoding YpiF family protein codes for MKEKGLVHKMKWIPQDIETYLKAKEYVDTAVVPLYSVSVGGEMKQSAATAEFITLLASHLERQFTGRILLYPPFTYLKNDNNEKILNDLLKWEENIAEGEFKHIFYITSELDWRMHEDKLGGSLIWLPSLPLEHMNDSQKMEMIDSQVKQLLSLFTQKWHENA; via the coding sequence GTGAAAGAAAAAGGATTGGTGCATAAAATGAAGTGGATTCCTCAAGATATAGAGACATACTTAAAAGCTAAGGAGTATGTAGATACAGCAGTAGTACCATTATATTCGGTATCAGTCGGGGGTGAAATGAAACAATCAGCGGCAACGGCAGAATTTATCACACTATTAGCTAGTCATTTGGAAAGACAATTTACAGGAAGAATTTTATTATATCCTCCCTTTACATATCTGAAAAATGATAATAATGAAAAAATATTGAATGATTTATTGAAATGGGAGGAAAACATTGCGGAAGGTGAATTTAAACACATATTTTACATAACCTCTGAGCTTGATTGGCGCATGCATGAAGACAAGCTAGGAGGATCGTTAATTTGGTTGCCTTCACTTCCGCTTGAGCACATGAATGATTCTCAAAAAATGGAAATGATTGATAGCCAAGTTAAACAGCTTTTAAGTCTTTTTACCCAAAAATGGCATGAAAATGCATAA
- a CDS encoding ReoY family proteolytic degradation factor: MATPVSVNEKKDFIRWFLNHYQLKRRECVWILNYLMSHDQLMEKVHFVEQAQYCPRGLIMSTHCVDKVPFRFYKENVMTTDAEKSFHDIRLNRDEDIFIQLNFHASNQAHQYAAVLEENPFVPRHLQVNEKDGIVAEQLLQHSIERFQREKLLQLIDEALDQQDRKAFQMLTEKLNKLAVTEKKGSLR, translated from the coding sequence ATGGCAACCCCTGTTTCTGTCAACGAGAAGAAAGACTTTATTCGCTGGTTTTTAAATCATTATCAATTAAAGAGAAGAGAATGTGTATGGATACTCAATTATTTAATGAGCCACGATCAACTAATGGAAAAGGTTCATTTTGTTGAGCAAGCACAGTATTGTCCACGCGGTTTGATTATGTCAACGCATTGTGTGGATAAAGTACCATTTCGATTTTATAAAGAAAATGTCATGACAACTGATGCTGAAAAATCCTTTCATGATATTCGGCTGAATCGAGACGAAGATATTTTTATTCAACTTAATTTTCATGCCTCCAATCAGGCACACCAATATGCAGCTGTTCTTGAAGAAAATCCATTTGTTCCGAGACATTTACAAGTGAATGAAAAGGATGGAATTGTTGCAGAACAATTGTTACAACACAGTATTGAACGTTTTCAACGTGAAAAATTACTGCAATTAATTGATGAAGCTCTAGATCAACAAGATCGAAAAGCATTCCAGATGTTAACTGAAAAATTAAATAAACTTGCAGTTACTGAGAAAAAAGGGAGTTTGCGCTAA
- a CDS encoding tetratricopeptide repeat protein, with protein sequence MDRVNKIIYMLENGQHNEALNEYNVVLKNGSHEEKFLLGEELYQFGFLDEAKTLVENLLAIYPEEGELLVLLGEILVEAGEEEEAILVLEKISKQDVYFGQSLLLLADLYQVQGLYEVCERKLLKAKELLPDEVIIDFALGELYSEKGEVIKAMNAFEIVLREENEIAGVNIHGRMADLLSASGAFEEALAYYDKALDEKLEINTLFGYAFTALQAGYNRTAIEKFNELKELDPEYHSLYLHLAKAYEREEELENSLQAIKEGIKQDEFNKELFFYGGKMALKLGKVDEAEQNFREALALDPGFIEAALTLNKLLFQHERFGDVIELISQLDILEEEEPQILWDTAHAYQKLEEFSYALDKYENAYTFFKNNETFLLDYGYFLIEEGKNDRAAEIFKQLLIEDPTNVEYIDLLERLTN encoded by the coding sequence ATGGATCGAGTGAATAAAATTATCTATATGTTAGAAAACGGCCAACATAATGAGGCCTTAAATGAATATAATGTTGTATTAAAAAATGGCAGCCATGAAGAAAAGTTTCTCCTTGGAGAAGAATTGTACCAATTTGGATTTTTAGATGAGGCAAAGACGCTAGTCGAAAATTTATTAGCAATTTACCCTGAAGAGGGCGAACTTCTTGTACTGCTGGGTGAAATATTAGTGGAGGCTGGGGAAGAAGAGGAAGCGATACTTGTCTTAGAAAAGATTTCGAAGCAGGATGTATATTTTGGACAATCATTATTGTTATTGGCGGATCTATATCAGGTTCAGGGTCTTTATGAAGTATGTGAAAGAAAGCTGCTGAAAGCTAAAGAATTATTACCAGATGAGGTCATTATCGATTTCGCATTGGGCGAGCTTTATAGTGAGAAAGGTGAAGTAATTAAGGCAATGAATGCTTTTGAAATAGTTTTAAGAGAAGAAAACGAGATAGCCGGCGTCAATATTCATGGGCGGATGGCTGACCTTTTAAGTGCTTCTGGAGCTTTTGAGGAGGCTCTTGCCTATTATGATAAAGCGCTGGATGAAAAGTTAGAGATTAACACGCTATTCGGTTATGCATTTACTGCTCTTCAGGCAGGATATAATCGGACAGCGATTGAAAAGTTTAATGAATTAAAAGAGCTTGACCCGGAATATCATTCACTGTATTTACATTTGGCAAAAGCGTATGAACGGGAAGAAGAGCTGGAAAACAGTTTACAGGCTATTAAAGAAGGTATTAAACAAGACGAATTTAACAAAGAATTATTTTTCTATGGTGGGAAAATGGCTTTAAAGCTTGGAAAAGTGGACGAAGCAGAACAAAATTTTCGTGAGGCACTTGCCTTGGACCCGGGCTTTATTGAAGCCGCGCTTACGTTAAATAAGCTTCTTTTTCAACATGAACGATTTGGGGATGTTATTGAGTTAATTTCCCAGCTTGATATTTTGGAAGAAGAAGAACCCCAGATTCTATGGGATACTGCACATGCTTATCAGAAACTCGAAGAATTTTCATACGCATTAGACAAATATGAAAATGCATATACTTTTTTTAAGAATAATGAAACCTTTTTACTGGATTACGGATATTTTCTAATTGAAGAAGGAAAAAACGACCGAGCCGCCGAAATTTTTAAACAGCTGCTAATTGAAGATCCAACAAACGTCGAGTATATCGATTTGCTCGAACGTTTAACAAATTAA
- the aroA gene encoding 3-phosphoshikimate 1-carboxyvinyltransferase — protein MALKKLMTNINRLNGEVTIPGDKSISHRSVMFGSIAYGETKITNFLPGDDCLSTISCFRKLGVSIEESENEIRITGNGFEGLTEPDAILDVGNSGTTIRLLMGILAGRPFFSTVAGDESIGKRPMTRVTGPLTKMGASLDGRKNSAFTPISIRGGQLNPIHYELPVASAQVKSALILAALQTDGESTIIEPAETRDHTERMIRKFGGEIDKDHKVITVKGGQKLTAATIHVPGDISSAAFFLVAGAIIPDSEIVLKNVGLNPTRTGIIEVMKKMGANLEIVQKDDQSFEPVGDLIIKTSKLTGTVVEGDLIPKLIDEIPIIALLATQAEGKTVIKDAEELKVKETNRIDTVVDELRKLGASIEATDDGMVIYGKSNLHGGSVSSHGDHRIGMMLAIAALLSKQDVELEQSEAISVSYPNFFAHLNMLIH, from the coding sequence ATGGCTTTAAAAAAACTAATGACTAATATCAATCGGTTAAATGGTGAAGTAACCATTCCGGGAGATAAATCAATCTCACATCGATCGGTTATGTTTGGATCTATCGCGTATGGTGAAACGAAAATTACTAATTTTTTGCCAGGCGATGATTGTTTAAGCACGATATCCTGCTTTCGAAAGCTCGGGGTATCAATTGAGGAATCAGAGAACGAGATTCGAATTACGGGAAATGGGTTTGAAGGTTTAACAGAACCTGATGCAATATTGGATGTAGGCAATTCCGGGACTACTATTCGTTTATTAATGGGGATATTGGCAGGAAGGCCATTTTTCTCCACGGTGGCAGGTGATGAATCAATTGGTAAAAGGCCAATGACAAGGGTAACGGGTCCTTTAACAAAAATGGGAGCAAGTCTTGATGGGCGAAAAAACAGTGCCTTTACTCCTATTTCGATTCGTGGCGGACAGTTAAATCCGATCCATTACGAGCTCCCTGTAGCAAGCGCACAGGTAAAATCAGCTCTAATTTTAGCAGCCCTGCAGACAGATGGGGAAAGTACCATTATCGAACCTGCTGAAACCCGGGATCATACAGAGAGAATGATTCGAAAGTTTGGCGGAGAAATCGACAAAGATCATAAAGTGATAACCGTCAAAGGTGGACAAAAATTGACAGCGGCGACAATTCATGTTCCAGGGGATATTTCATCAGCGGCTTTTTTCCTAGTGGCTGGAGCCATTATTCCCGATAGTGAAATTGTTTTAAAAAATGTCGGCCTCAATCCTACTAGAACGGGAATCATTGAGGTAATGAAAAAAATGGGAGCAAACCTCGAGATTGTTCAAAAGGATGATCAATCTTTTGAGCCGGTTGGGGATCTTATCATTAAAACCTCTAAATTAACAGGTACGGTTGTTGAAGGAGATTTAATCCCAAAACTTATTGATGAAATTCCGATTATTGCCCTTCTGGCAACCCAGGCAGAAGGAAAGACGGTTATTAAAGATGCAGAAGAATTAAAGGTAAAAGAAACCAATCGAATTGATACTGTTGTAGATGAATTAAGAAAGTTAGGAGCTTCGATTGAAGCAACCGATGATGGAATGGTCATTTACGGAAAATCGAATTTACACGGTGGAAGTGTTTCTAGCCACGGTGATCACCGCATTGGTATGATGCTCGCAATTGCTGCGCTTCTTTCTAAGCAAGATGTAGAACTTGAACAATCAGAAGCAATATCTGTTTCATATCCGAACTTCTTTGCCCACTTAAATATGCTAATCCACTAA
- a CDS encoding prephenate dehydrogenase, with protein sequence MKGRVFVIGLGLIGGSLALCIKKEHPEAVIAGFDINSEQARLAKMLGVIDEIVENINDGAMDTDLIIIAAPVNETKEIIQLLSKLPLHPEVIVTDTGSTKRRIVESAASLRLKGITFIGGHPMAGSHKSGVSAAKEILFENAFYLLTPDDDVEAAAVARLKDWLLGTNAKFLTMTPENHDYLTGIVSHFPHIIAASIVRQTEKLAEAESLIPRLAAGGFRDITRIASSSPEMWKDILLHNRETLIDLLNQWQDEMNGVKLLLEKENSDEIFAYFKRAKQFRDDLPQKEKGAIPAFYDLYVDVPDYPGVISEITGNLAKEKISITNIRILETREDINGVLVISFQTEEDRQKAEKCIGNYSRFATSIGF encoded by the coding sequence TTGAAAGGCCGGGTTTTTGTTATTGGCTTAGGGTTAATTGGCGGTTCCTTAGCATTATGTATCAAGAAGGAACATCCTGAAGCTGTGATTGCAGGATTTGATATCAATAGTGAGCAGGCAAGGCTGGCAAAAATGCTGGGTGTCATTGATGAAATAGTAGAAAATATTAATGATGGCGCCATGGATACTGATTTAATAATTATTGCTGCACCTGTAAATGAAACCAAAGAGATTATACAGCTATTATCCAAACTGCCACTTCACCCCGAAGTGATTGTGACAGATACAGGCAGTACGAAAAGAAGAATTGTGGAAAGTGCAGCAAGCTTAAGGCTAAAGGGAATTACGTTTATTGGAGGCCATCCAATGGCCGGCTCTCATAAAAGCGGTGTTTCTGCTGCAAAAGAAATCTTATTTGAAAACGCATTTTATCTATTAACTCCGGACGACGATGTAGAAGCGGCAGCTGTTGCACGTTTAAAAGATTGGTTATTGGGGACAAATGCTAAATTCTTAACGATGACACCGGAAAATCACGACTATCTTACAGGGATAGTAAGTCATTTTCCGCATATTATTGCAGCCTCAATTGTTCGGCAAACCGAAAAACTTGCGGAAGCGGAAAGCCTTATTCCCCGGCTGGCAGCAGGAGGATTTAGAGATATCACGCGTATTGCTTCAAGTAGTCCGGAAATGTGGAAAGATATCCTACTACACAACCGAGAAACTTTAATTGACCTTCTCAATCAGTGGCAGGACGAAATGAATGGAGTAAAACTGCTGCTAGAAAAGGAAAACAGTGATGAAATTTTCGCTTATTTCAAACGAGCAAAGCAATTCCGCGATGATTTACCACAGAAGGAAAAAGGTGCAATCCCCGCATTTTATGATTTGTATGTTGATGTACCCGATTACCCTGGTGTAATTTCAGAAATAACGGGTAATTTAGCGAAGGAGAAAATCAGTATCACAAATATACGCATCCTCGAAACACGTGAAGATATTAATGGCGTTTTAGTCATTAGCTTTCAAACAGAAGAGGATCGGCAAAAAGCAGAAAAATGTATTGGCAATTATTCCCGCTTTGCCACTTCCATTGGTTTCTAA